In Acaryochloris marina S15, a single genomic region encodes these proteins:
- a CDS encoding SDR family oxidoreductase — protein MKIQGKTALITGASRGIGRAIAQELAQQGIEKVILVARNQARLQQVAIEIEALGTQAVVLPLDLTQTVEVNIAIAQTWKQHGPIHLLVNCAGVAHQAPFLQTKLPKVQEELSLNLMGIYTMTQVLARRMASKKEGRIVNVSSLMGKIGAPTMATYSATKFAILGFTQALRTELAAHNIKVTALLPSLTETDMTRNTQRFRWVAAMTPEKVAKVLVNSLAKESPEILVGWQSHLAVLGNRFAPRLLEWWLQLTAPRSEQPKKSIWSRGY, from the coding sequence ATGAAAATACAAGGAAAAACCGCACTCATTACAGGTGCATCCCGAGGGATTGGCCGTGCGATCGCACAAGAGTTAGCCCAGCAAGGAATAGAAAAAGTCATCCTTGTGGCCCGTAATCAAGCCCGCCTACAGCAAGTCGCCATAGAAATAGAAGCACTGGGCACCCAAGCAGTTGTTCTTCCCCTGGATCTGACTCAGACGGTGGAGGTGAATATTGCCATCGCCCAGACCTGGAAGCAGCATGGTCCCATTCACTTACTGGTGAATTGTGCTGGGGTGGCTCATCAGGCCCCTTTCCTGCAAACCAAGCTCCCCAAAGTGCAGGAAGAGCTTTCTCTCAACTTAATGGGAATTTACACTATGACTCAGGTCCTGGCGCGACGCATGGCCAGTAAGAAGGAAGGACGCATCGTCAATGTTTCTAGTCTTATGGGCAAAATAGGTGCCCCAACCATGGCCACTTACTCCGCTACCAAGTTTGCGATTTTGGGTTTTACCCAGGCTCTGCGCACTGAGCTAGCTGCCCATAATATTAAAGTCACGGCCCTGTTGCCTTCTCTCACAGAAACAGATATGACTCGCAATACCCAACGGTTTCGCTGGGTAGCAGCAATGACCCCCGAGAAAGTGGCTAAGGTCTTAGTCAACAGTCTGGCCAAGGAATCCCCAGAAATTCTGGTGGGCTGGCAAAGTCACTTAGCCGTTTTGGGCAATCGCTTTGCTCCCAGGCTCTTAGAGTGGTGGCTCCAACTCACTGCTCCCCGGTCTGAACAACCCAAGAAATCTATCTGGAGTCGCGGTTACTAA
- a CDS encoding inorganic phosphate transporter produces the protein MVYILFVSGLAFYLAWNLGANDVANAMGTSVGSKAITLRQALVIAGILEFTGAIVFGRQVINTLTRGVVDAQAFANTPQTLSLGMISVLMTCGLWLQIATWRGWPVASSHATIGALAGFSIVALGTSAVRWSMLGVISLSWLLTPVVSGGIAALIYRLISQGILQSSDPLRQLNEWIPWLSTGLVSIFGVIVLPQVIHPIHRVLETQGHWNLPEQDLAIAVGIAAILTLTIWSWQKLAQHPPSADSARNQATVENQLALFQVCSACFVAFAHGSNDVGNAVAPLVVITAIFTTQAIPTAGAAVPLWIMVLGGLGIVAGLAISGQKVMTTVGEDIIPLQPSSGFCAELAAATTILLASRWGLPVSTTHALVGGVIGIGLSQRGQAIQWATLGQIAGAWGLTLPICMGLGALLFSGLQFLAGL, from the coding sequence ATGGTTTATATTCTCTTCGTGAGTGGGTTGGCATTTTATTTAGCCTGGAATTTAGGGGCCAATGATGTCGCTAACGCCATGGGCACATCGGTGGGATCAAAAGCCATTACCCTCCGGCAGGCTTTGGTGATTGCTGGGATTCTTGAATTTACTGGGGCCATTGTGTTTGGCCGCCAAGTCATCAATACCCTGACCCGTGGGGTCGTGGATGCCCAAGCCTTTGCCAATACACCTCAAACCTTGAGTTTAGGCATGATTTCGGTGCTGATGACCTGTGGGTTATGGCTGCAGATTGCGACTTGGCGAGGCTGGCCCGTGGCCTCTTCCCATGCCACGATTGGGGCGTTAGCAGGATTCAGTATTGTGGCTTTGGGGACATCGGCTGTGCGGTGGTCTATGTTAGGGGTTATTTCCCTTTCCTGGTTGCTGACCCCGGTGGTGAGTGGTGGGATTGCAGCCTTGATTTACCGCCTGATTTCCCAGGGGATTTTGCAATCCTCCGATCCGCTACGTCAGCTGAATGAATGGATTCCCTGGTTGAGTACTGGGTTGGTGAGCATCTTTGGGGTGATTGTCTTACCTCAAGTCATTCATCCCATTCACCGAGTCTTAGAGACTCAAGGGCACTGGAACCTGCCTGAACAAGATCTTGCGATCGCAGTTGGTATTGCTGCAATCCTCACTCTGACCATCTGGAGTTGGCAAAAACTTGCTCAACATCCTCCTTCAGCAGACTCAGCGAGAAACCAGGCAACCGTCGAAAATCAGTTAGCACTCTTTCAAGTCTGTAGTGCTTGCTTTGTCGCCTTTGCCCACGGATCTAACGATGTTGGCAATGCCGTCGCTCCCCTGGTAGTCATCACAGCTATTTTTACAACTCAGGCAATACCCACTGCCGGAGCAGCGGTTCCATTGTGGATCATGGTTCTGGGTGGACTGGGGATTGTGGCTGGATTAGCCATTTCAGGGCAAAAAGTGATGACCACCGTTGGCGAAGACATTATTCCCCTCCAGCCCAGCAGTGGTTTTTGTGCTGAATTGGCAGCAGCCACGACCATTCTTCTCGCTTCTCGCTGGGGACTGCCTGTCTCTACCACCCATGCCTTAGTGGGTGGAGTAATTGGCATTGGCTTATCGCAACGGGGACAGGCGATTCAATGGGCCACCCTGGGGCAAATTGCGGGAGCTTGGGGTCTTACTTTGCCCATTTGTATGGGATTAGGAGCACTTTTGTTCTCTGGATTACAGTTCCTCGCGGGATTGTAG
- a CDS encoding ABC transporter substrate-binding protein, with the protein MNNPKPLFQALNPRQLRRFTALASVLLLSACQVGGNAPNGEGLKIGSLLPSTGDLAPLGAPMIDAVPLLVDTVNACGGVNGKPVELTSEDDETDPTKGSQAMTNLVEVKKVTAVVGSFASSVSQAAVDVAVRNKILLISPGSTSTEFTGRAQNGDFKNGDTQYWARTAPPDTYQARALAKLAKEKGFQKVSTVSINNDYGVSFEQEFIKSFKKLGGTVINEAKPTRYDPKATTFDTEAAAAFANKPEAVIAILYPETGALLLKAAYEQGLMEGVQVMLTDGVKSDEFATQVGKTSDGKFIITGAIGTVPGADGNALESLTELWKSKKNEAPPAYVPQSWDATALVLLAAQAAKSNSGDAIAAKLRNVANGPGTETTDVCEALKLLEKGEEINYQGASGNVDIDENGDVLGVYDVWTVKDDGKLNVIGQVQPSE; encoded by the coding sequence ATGAATAACCCTAAACCATTGTTCCAGGCCTTAAACCCTCGCCAACTACGTCGGTTTACCGCTTTAGCTTCTGTTTTATTGCTGAGTGCCTGCCAAGTCGGGGGCAATGCCCCCAATGGCGAGGGCTTAAAAATTGGCTCACTCTTACCGTCGACAGGAGACTTAGCTCCGTTAGGGGCGCCGATGATTGATGCAGTGCCCTTGCTCGTAGATACGGTGAATGCCTGTGGTGGTGTGAATGGCAAGCCCGTTGAACTGACGTCTGAGGATGATGAGACTGATCCTACGAAGGGCAGTCAGGCGATGACCAATTTAGTCGAAGTTAAAAAAGTGACTGCTGTCGTGGGATCTTTTGCGAGTAGTGTTTCTCAAGCGGCTGTTGATGTTGCGGTTCGCAATAAGATCCTCCTCATTTCCCCAGGGAGTACCAGTACCGAATTTACGGGTCGTGCTCAAAATGGAGACTTTAAGAATGGTGATACCCAATATTGGGCGAGAACTGCACCTCCCGATACCTACCAAGCCCGTGCCCTTGCCAAACTCGCTAAGGAAAAAGGCTTCCAGAAAGTTTCTACTGTCTCCATCAATAACGACTATGGCGTTAGCTTTGAGCAAGAATTTATAAAGTCCTTTAAAAAACTAGGGGGCACGGTGATCAATGAAGCCAAACCCACTCGGTATGACCCCAAAGCCACCACCTTTGACACAGAAGCTGCAGCAGCCTTTGCCAATAAACCAGAAGCTGTGATTGCCATTCTCTATCCAGAAACTGGAGCCCTACTCTTGAAAGCGGCTTACGAACAGGGCCTGATGGAGGGGGTACAGGTGATGCTGACGGATGGAGTCAAGTCTGATGAATTTGCGACTCAAGTGGGTAAAACCAGCGATGGCAAGTTTATTATCACTGGAGCGATAGGAACCGTGCCAGGCGCAGATGGGAATGCCCTAGAGTCCTTGACGGAACTTTGGAAATCAAAGAAGAACGAAGCCCCACCCGCCTATGTTCCTCAAAGTTGGGATGCAACAGCCCTAGTGTTACTGGCAGCCCAGGCCGCCAAGTCTAATTCCGGAGATGCGATCGCAGCTAAGCTTCGTAATGTTGCCAACGGCCCAGGAACTGAAACGACGGATGTTTGTGAAGCCTTAAAACTCCTAGAGAAAGGTGAAGAGATCAACTATCAAGGGGCCAGTGGTAACGTCGATATTGATGAGAATGGAGATGTCTTAGGGGTTTATGATGTATGGACCGTTAAGGATGATGGCAAGCTCAATGTCATCGGCCAGGTCCAACCGTCCGAGTAA
- a CDS encoding response regulator, whose protein sequence is MPDAPIFVIEDDPSECVEQANTSVLPAWKVLIVDDDPEVHEATILACGSFEFEHRPLNLLSAYSGTEARTVLQDHPDVALLLLDVVMETSQAGLELVKYVRTTLNNQIIRIILRTGQPGEAPELDVIRDYDINDYRLKIDLTRQRLLTTVITTLRSYRDLVTLDATNKELDTLYSQQIVANQKIERQQQELIAQNQALTTAKQQAVKANQAKSVFLGNMSHELRTPLNAVLGYTQLLAREPQLQAFTKELETINRCGKHLLVLINDVLDLSRIDSGQVVLNIDTFSFHELLKTLKDIWTTKAQHKGLDYQLEWGSDLPHYVRTDEGKLRQVLMNLLSNAIKFTEQGHITFRIHQTAVEPSRLNEGPHLPLTPHYWLNFEVRDSGPGISAKELEHIFHPFIQGEQARSIVDEGTGLGLAISHQFVSLMGGDLSVTSSLGAGSCFKFSVPVEQAQACVKTPLVEKAKVTSLAPNQPTYRILVVDDQPDNCSFLTKLLGIVGFEAQAVYSGEAAISKWLDWHPHLIWMDIRMDGQDGYETTEQIKADSSAPTPVIVALTAFAFEEDKEKALALGFDDFVRKPFQESEIFEKLATHLGIEYLYDGEGPLQPEVLSPLTSEQLEFIEREQLQHLYDAALSLDPNRTAHLLAELPTGHEGIRKQLLSLSDNFRFDIIIQLIEPLVGSSVQ, encoded by the coding sequence ATGCCTGATGCACCTATCTTTGTCATTGAAGACGATCCCAGTGAGTGCGTTGAGCAAGCAAATACTTCTGTTTTACCTGCTTGGAAAGTTCTGATTGTTGATGATGATCCAGAGGTTCATGAAGCAACCATTCTTGCTTGTGGTTCCTTTGAATTTGAACATAGGCCGTTAAATTTGCTGTCTGCCTATTCTGGGACTGAGGCACGAACGGTCTTGCAGGACCATCCTGATGTTGCTTTGCTACTGCTAGATGTAGTGATGGAAACCAGCCAAGCCGGGCTAGAGTTGGTGAAGTATGTTCGCACGACCTTAAATAATCAGATCATCCGAATTATCTTGAGGACGGGACAACCGGGCGAAGCTCCTGAACTTGATGTCATTCGAGATTACGATATCAATGACTATCGCTTAAAAATTGATCTCACGCGACAACGGTTACTGACAACGGTCATTACAACCTTGCGCTCCTATCGAGATTTGGTGACTTTAGATGCAACGAATAAAGAGTTAGACACCCTTTACAGTCAACAAATCGTGGCTAACCAAAAAATTGAACGACAACAACAAGAATTGATTGCTCAAAACCAGGCTTTAACCACTGCCAAGCAGCAGGCGGTCAAGGCAAATCAGGCAAAAAGTGTTTTCCTGGGAAATATGAGTCATGAGTTGCGAACACCGCTGAATGCCGTTTTGGGCTATACCCAACTGTTAGCACGAGAGCCTCAACTCCAGGCTTTTACCAAAGAGTTAGAAACCATTAATCGCTGCGGCAAGCACTTATTAGTACTCATTAATGATGTCTTGGATTTATCCCGCATTGACTCGGGACAGGTGGTTCTGAATATTGATACATTTAGTTTCCATGAATTATTGAAAACATTAAAAGATATTTGGACAACAAAAGCCCAACATAAAGGTCTGGATTATCAGTTGGAATGGGGATCAGACTTGCCCCATTATGTGCGCACGGATGAAGGTAAGCTTCGCCAAGTTCTGATGAATTTGTTGAGCAATGCGATTAAATTTACTGAACAAGGACATATAACCTTTCGGATTCATCAAACTGCAGTCGAGCCATCAAGGCTGAATGAAGGACCTCATCTCCCTCTTACCCCTCACTACTGGCTGAATTTTGAAGTCCGAGATTCTGGTCCTGGCATTTCGGCGAAAGAGTTAGAACATATTTTTCACCCCTTTATTCAAGGAGAACAGGCCCGTAGCATCGTGGACGAAGGAACGGGTTTGGGGTTAGCGATTAGCCATCAATTTGTATCATTGATGGGGGGGGATTTATCGGTTACAAGTTCTCTAGGTGCAGGAAGTTGTTTTAAATTTTCTGTTCCAGTAGAGCAGGCCCAAGCCTGCGTGAAGACACCCTTAGTTGAAAAAGCTAAGGTAACAAGTCTGGCTCCTAATCAGCCAACCTACCGTATTTTAGTTGTGGATGATCAGCCTGATAATTGTAGTTTCCTGACTAAGCTACTGGGGATAGTAGGATTTGAGGCTCAGGCTGTCTATAGTGGCGAGGCTGCTATTTCGAAGTGGCTAGATTGGCATCCTCATCTGATTTGGATGGATATCCGGATGGATGGGCAGGATGGTTATGAAACGACTGAGCAGATTAAAGCCGATAGTTCTGCGCCAACTCCGGTGATTGTGGCACTCACAGCCTTTGCGTTTGAAGAAGATAAAGAAAAAGCTTTGGCCTTAGGCTTTGATGATTTTGTGCGCAAGCCGTTCCAAGAATCCGAGATTTTTGAGAAACTGGCCACTCATTTAGGTATTGAATATCTCTATGATGGAGAGGGTCCCTTACAGCCTGAAGTGTTGTCTCCTCTGACTTCGGAACAGCTAGAGTTTATTGAGAGGGAGCAACTTCAGCATCTCTATGATGCGGCTTTGAGCCTTGATCCGAATCGCACGGCCCACCTGTTAGCCGAATTACCCACAGGGCATGAGGGGATTCGAAAACAATTGCTGTCCCTATCTGATAACTTTCGCTTTGATATCATTATTCAGTTAATAGAGCCTTTGGTTGGATCGTCAGTACAATGA
- a CDS encoding PAS domain S-box protein produces MMNLNGHQQLLSTLTQILVESGSLQQDLIEYCHQLEQQIAPSDTAHSGLAGNRLDPYQYSIFDAAPDAIALCESGCITYVNPQHLHLFGYSALEQLLGKPWQVLYSQEEAQRIETDVFSTLFEEQSWQGEAYAQRQGGEAFIAEISFSFAQPDQILMVSRDVTHQAYAESWQDAQTTILKQLATGTSTLEVLETIIDSLECHLLGGKGTILRVDPWNYLRLGVAPHLPPEIINTVDGIEVSDTGGTISRAAFLKEPIISELTAYSPLTAAEQIAIEKGFQSCWSFPILDSQVQVVGVMAVYFKTSRVPTEHEQKFIDIAIDLADLALEQQQSRSQQQEISSEILRSNAELQAIFDTFPDLLLRVNSYGTLLGFKGGHHQDNPFDQPEAFLGKQIQSILPEEVSKQFLTALTAVLESQQIQQIEYSLSRNDVTQYYEARLLPSEQQQVLALIRNVSDRKRAELALSGLFKGTSKVTGDDFFQVLVQEIAATLNMSEVMLSQVVGEALSTLAFFADGKMQPNVIYPVSHTPCEITLRDGAYCCEQGVQATFPEDPDLVHLKAESYIGYILQDSEGKPIGVLCCLSSSPIPDGDFAYSILQIFGARAGAELERLQGIKALEQLNSELEAHVRNRTLALRQSQQDLRTILNTAYDGIYIHTLQGELLDVNQRTLDIHGLTREKILQMNLADLVSEGSLQLFQQHFQQASQGISLQFEDMAKNFQNPTDPLPVEIRIRKVALKRNPVLITTLSDISRRKQQQNAIESIVKGTADKTGADFYQSCVQYLADIFRVNYAFVAKIKDDAWTQSQVLAMWTGDSFATPYDLDLADTPYLETYRHEWFCVPNSLATKFPTLSKNLSPQGESYISCLIKNSQGEILGNLGIIDTKPLPIDTSNLEFVLQLFATRVGAEMERQVSEDALRRSQKQLQAVIDNSSAAIYLKDLEGRYLIFNRVIGDLFGIDPQTSLGKTDFDFFPKKIAEKLRENDCSIIAAGHPQSIEEVVTHADGSRHTYIANKFPVLDPQGRVYAIGGVSTNISDRKRTENQLRESQQLLRLVIDNIPQIIYWKDHDSIYLGCNQNFAAAMGLEAPKQVIGKTDDAFAHPHHHLAASQQNDELVLSTGIPELHVLQVFNPEHNDTIWADTNKIPLKDPFDNTVGILGTYEDISDRKQAEQALKQVNEELEHRVACRTKELQAAKETADAANRAKSDFLANMSHELRTPLNGILGYAQILKRDHHILPHHQRALNIIHQSGEHLLTLIDDILDIAKIEARKLELNTSDIHLPSLLESIVNLAQMRVQAKNIKFVYQPADALPQGIQADKKCLRQILLNLLSNAIKFTDQGQVTLSVEIEQRTSQQVILKFAIADTGIGISPDQIEQIFHPFEQVGELHRRAEGTGLGLSISRQLVELMGGTLQAESCVGKGSIFWFSVPFGSSEQLVPVQTVGGPIVGYTGPPRRLLIVDDSAVNRSVLVSMLEPLGFILELAEDGQQGLEKAIECKPELILSDLVMPNKDGWAMIKEIRQIPEFENIPIFAISASVQAVDQQNSQDAGCDAFIPKPIEDMTLYTLLAEYLQLEWNFALSATAQSTTNNSDLPVLVVPDQNCLQQLYELAMLGNMTQMRREASSLVISKQQLAPFANQLISLAQDFEDEKIMTFLRQYLPQE; encoded by the coding sequence ATGATGAATCTAAATGGCCATCAACAACTCCTCAGCACTTTAACTCAGATTTTGGTTGAATCGGGCTCTTTACAGCAGGATCTAATCGAGTATTGTCATCAATTAGAACAACAAATTGCGCCCTCAGATACTGCTCATTCAGGCCTTGCCGGCAACCGCCTAGATCCTTATCAATATTCTATTTTTGATGCTGCACCGGATGCGATCGCACTATGCGAATCCGGATGTATCACTTATGTTAATCCTCAGCATTTGCACCTGTTTGGCTATTCAGCACTCGAACAATTGCTTGGAAAACCTTGGCAAGTGCTCTATTCCCAAGAAGAAGCCCAACGAATAGAAACGGATGTCTTTTCAACATTATTTGAGGAACAGAGTTGGCAAGGTGAGGCCTACGCCCAACGCCAAGGAGGTGAAGCGTTTATTGCTGAAATATCTTTCTCCTTTGCCCAGCCAGATCAAATTCTGATGGTGAGTCGAGATGTGACGCATCAGGCCTATGCGGAGAGCTGGCAAGATGCTCAGACTACTATTCTCAAACAACTCGCCACTGGCACCTCTACCCTAGAAGTGCTAGAGACGATTATAGATAGTCTTGAATGCCATTTGTTAGGAGGCAAGGGCACAATTCTTCGAGTAGATCCCTGGAACTATCTCCGTCTGGGGGTTGCCCCTCATTTACCACCAGAGATTATCAATACAGTCGATGGGATTGAAGTTTCAGACACAGGTGGAACCATTAGCCGAGCTGCCTTTTTGAAGGAACCTATTATCTCAGAGCTCACCGCCTATTCACCCCTAACAGCAGCAGAACAAATTGCTATTGAAAAAGGGTTTCAGTCCTGTTGGTCCTTTCCTATTTTAGATAGTCAAGTCCAGGTCGTCGGGGTAATGGCAGTTTATTTCAAAACATCCAGAGTCCCTACAGAACATGAGCAAAAATTTATTGATATTGCGATTGATCTCGCCGATCTTGCTTTAGAACAGCAGCAAAGTCGGTCACAACAGCAGGAAATATCATCCGAGATTCTGCGCTCCAATGCTGAGTTACAGGCCATTTTTGATACGTTTCCCGATTTGCTTCTGCGTGTAAATAGCTATGGAACACTATTGGGCTTCAAAGGAGGACATCATCAAGACAATCCATTTGATCAGCCTGAAGCCTTTTTGGGGAAGCAAATTCAGTCAATTTTGCCTGAAGAGGTCTCTAAGCAATTCCTAACGGCTTTGACGGCTGTCTTAGAGTCACAACAGATTCAACAGATTGAGTATTCTCTTTCCAGGAATGATGTAACTCAATATTATGAGGCTCGATTACTCCCCTCTGAACAGCAGCAAGTTTTAGCTTTGATCAGAAATGTTAGTGATCGCAAACGAGCAGAGCTGGCTTTATCAGGTTTGTTTAAAGGGACCTCCAAGGTCACGGGGGATGATTTCTTCCAAGTCTTGGTCCAAGAAATTGCTGCCACTCTCAATATGTCCGAAGTGATGCTGTCTCAGGTAGTTGGAGAGGCCCTATCCACCCTGGCCTTCTTTGCCGATGGCAAAATGCAGCCAAATGTGATCTACCCCGTTTCACATACCCCTTGTGAAATTACCCTGCGGGATGGTGCCTATTGCTGTGAACAGGGGGTGCAGGCCACCTTTCCTGAAGATCCAGACTTGGTCCACCTGAAAGCCGAGAGTTACATTGGTTATATTCTGCAAGACTCTGAGGGGAAGCCCATCGGAGTCTTATGTTGCTTAAGTTCTTCTCCCATTCCAGACGGAGATTTTGCTTATTCCATTTTGCAAATCTTTGGTGCTAGGGCAGGCGCAGAATTAGAAAGACTGCAAGGAATTAAAGCGCTGGAGCAGCTTAATTCAGAACTAGAAGCACACGTTCGCAACCGCACCCTAGCTTTGAGACAGTCTCAACAAGATTTACGAACTATTCTCAATACCGCTTATGACGGTATTTATATTCATACTCTCCAGGGAGAGCTGCTTGATGTCAACCAGCGCACCCTAGATATCCATGGCTTAACGAGAGAAAAGATCTTGCAGATGAATCTGGCTGATTTGGTCTCCGAAGGATCTCTTCAGCTATTTCAGCAGCATTTTCAACAGGCGAGCCAGGGAATTAGCCTCCAGTTTGAAGACATGGCCAAAAATTTCCAGAATCCAACAGACCCTCTGCCCGTAGAGATCCGAATTAGAAAGGTTGCTCTCAAACGGAATCCAGTTTTGATTACAACTTTGAGTGATATCTCGCGTAGAAAGCAGCAGCAAAATGCGATTGAATCGATCGTTAAAGGAACAGCAGATAAAACGGGTGCAGATTTTTATCAATCTTGTGTCCAGTATCTTGCAGATATCTTTCGGGTGAACTACGCATTTGTCGCCAAAATAAAGGATGATGCCTGGACTCAATCCCAAGTCTTGGCCATGTGGACCGGGGATAGTTTTGCCACCCCTTATGATTTAGATTTAGCCGACACTCCTTATTTGGAAACCTATCGACATGAATGGTTTTGTGTCCCGAATTCTCTTGCGACTAAATTTCCTACTCTCTCAAAAAACTTATCTCCTCAGGGAGAAAGTTATATTAGCTGCCTGATTAAAAACTCCCAGGGAGAAATCTTAGGCAATTTAGGGATTATCGACACAAAGCCCTTACCCATCGATACCAGTAATTTGGAGTTTGTACTCCAGTTGTTTGCAACTCGGGTGGGGGCCGAAATGGAACGGCAAGTCTCAGAAGATGCTCTCCGGCGAAGTCAAAAGCAACTGCAAGCAGTGATTGACAACTCTTCTGCGGCAATTTACTTGAAGGATTTAGAGGGAAGATATCTGATCTTTAACCGGGTTATAGGAGATTTATTCGGTATTGATCCCCAAACGTCTTTAGGCAAGACTGACTTTGACTTTTTTCCAAAAAAAATTGCAGAAAAATTGCGAGAAAATGACTGTAGTATCATAGCCGCAGGTCATCCTCAATCGATAGAAGAAGTAGTGACCCATGCGGATGGTAGCCGTCACACTTATATCGCTAATAAATTTCCGGTCTTAGATCCTCAGGGCCGAGTGTATGCCATAGGAGGGGTTTCTACTAATATTAGTGATCGCAAACGGACTGAAAATCAATTGCGGGAATCTCAACAGCTGCTTCGCCTCGTGATTGACAACATTCCCCAGATCATCTACTGGAAAGACCATGATTCTATTTATTTAGGGTGTAACCAAAATTTTGCTGCAGCTATGGGGTTGGAGGCTCCCAAGCAGGTCATTGGCAAAACGGATGATGCATTCGCACATCCCCATCATCATCTTGCTGCCAGCCAACAAAATGATGAGCTGGTATTATCTACTGGTATTCCTGAACTACATGTACTGCAGGTTTTCAACCCAGAGCACAATGACACCATTTGGGCTGACACCAACAAAATCCCCTTAAAGGATCCTTTTGATAACACGGTCGGTATTTTAGGGACTTACGAAGATATTAGCGATCGCAAACAAGCTGAACAGGCATTGAAGCAAGTCAACGAAGAGCTTGAACATCGGGTTGCGTGCAGAACGAAAGAACTCCAGGCTGCCAAAGAAACAGCAGACGCGGCCAATCGAGCTAAAAGTGACTTTCTTGCTAATATGAGTCACGAATTACGAACTCCCCTGAATGGCATTTTGGGGTACGCTCAGATTCTCAAGCGCGACCACCATATCTTGCCTCACCACCAACGAGCATTAAATATCATTCACCAAAGTGGTGAACATCTCTTGACTCTCATTGATGACATCCTCGATATTGCCAAAATCGAGGCCAGGAAACTAGAGCTAAATACCTCAGATATTCATTTGCCATCCCTATTAGAGAGTATTGTGAACCTCGCTCAAATGCGGGTGCAAGCAAAGAATATCAAGTTTGTCTATCAGCCGGCTGACGCTCTTCCTCAAGGAATTCAGGCTGATAAGAAGTGCCTACGTCAAATCCTACTTAATCTGTTGAGTAATGCCATTAAGTTTACAGATCAAGGTCAAGTCACTTTATCTGTAGAGATTGAGCAACGAACGTCCCAGCAAGTCATACTTAAATTCGCCATAGCCGATACAGGAATTGGAATTTCTCCAGACCAAATTGAGCAGATTTTTCACCCCTTTGAGCAAGTTGGAGAACTTCATCGCCGAGCTGAGGGGACAGGGCTGGGACTATCCATATCTCGCCAACTGGTTGAACTGATGGGAGGAACACTTCAAGCTGAAAGTTGCGTAGGGAAAGGCTCTATATTTTGGTTTTCCGTTCCATTTGGATCCTCGGAACAACTTGTCCCAGTGCAGACAGTCGGTGGCCCCATTGTTGGATATACTGGTCCCCCACGCCGACTACTAATTGTTGATGATAGCGCGGTCAATCGGTCTGTTTTGGTATCTATGCTAGAACCCCTTGGCTTTATCCTAGAGTTGGCAGAAGATGGGCAACAAGGCCTAGAAAAAGCGATTGAGTGTAAACCAGAGCTTATCCTTAGTGATTTAGTCATGCCTAACAAAGACGGATGGGCAATGATTAAGGAAATACGGCAAATTCCTGAATTTGAGAACATTCCTATTTTCGCGATTTCTGCTAGTGTGCAAGCAGTGGATCAACAAAATAGCCAAGATGCTGGATGTGATGCTTTTATCCCTAAACCTATAGAAGACATGACTTTGTATACTCTGCTGGCTGAGTATTTACAGTTGGAATGGAATTTTGCTTTGAGTGCGACTGCTCAATCAACAACAAACAATAGTGATCTACCAGTGCTTGTTGTCCCTGATCAAAACTGTTTACAGCAGCTGTATGAACTAGCCATGCTTGGAAACATGACCCAAATGCGTCGAGAGGCTTCTAGCCTGGTAATCTCAAAACAACAGTTAGCGCCCTTTGCTAATCAATTAATCTCTCTAGCTCAGGATTTTGAGGATGAAAAAATCATGACGTTTCTCCGACAATATTTACCCCAGGAGTAG